In Macrobrachium nipponense isolate FS-2020 chromosome 41, ASM1510439v2, whole genome shotgun sequence, the following proteins share a genomic window:
- the LOC135212568 gene encoding abasic site processing protein HMCES-like, protein MCGRTSCTLSRDEWCQACSKLTFKNGKGRYTPANWTDPSDGSGYRQSANVAPSSYVPVLLRNKSGVKRTTEGEEKPSSPFSIEPMIWGLIPPFYQGSNPAGHGFKTNNCRIEGIDTKNTYKPSLHNGQRCVVLSDGFYEWETTKQSKTKQPYFIYVPQEEGVEIWNRKSWESDDLWTEEEGWKGPKTLKMAGLYSEWTSTEGIRTRSFSVITMESGKEFSKLHHRIPAILETDEQVEEWLDSGTFGYKEALQKLNNNPSLAWHPVSSNVNYSRNQDMNLNYPVDINKKPETGSSKFMSQWLSKGSSSPKKMKDKPQGPPPKKENTLDKWFKREKEVTKDEDEAD, encoded by the exons TACTCTGTCAAGAGATGAATGGTGCCAAGCCTGTAGCAAGTTGACATTCAAGAATGGAAAGGGTCGTTACACTCCAGCAAATTGGACTGATCCTTCTGATGGTTCTGGTTATAGACAGTCTGCCAATGTGGCTCCATCATCTTATGTCCCCGTTCTTCTCAG GAACAAGAGTGGTGTGAAACGTACCACAGAAGGCGAGGAGAAACCATCCTCACCATTTTCCATTGAACCTATGATCTGGGGACTAATACCACCTTTTTATCAA GGATCCAATCCAGCCGGACATGGCTTCAAGACTAACAATTGCAGAATAGAAGGAATTGATACAAAGAATACCTACAAACCCTCGCTTCACAATGGCCAGCG gTGTGTCGTGCTCTCGGATGGTTTTTATGAATGGGAAACAACAAAACAGTCAAAGACAAAACAGCCATATTTCATCTACGTTCCACAAGAAGAAGGA GTAGAAATATGGAATCGAAAGTCATGGGAAAGTGATGACTTATGGACTGAAGAAGAGGGCTGGAAAGGGCCTAAAACTCTGAAGATGGCAGGTCTTTATTCTGAGTGGACTTCAACAGAA GGAATAAGAACCAGAAGTTTTTCCGTCATTACTATGGAGTCAGGGAAGGAATTCTCCAAGCTTCATCACAGGATTCCTGCCATCCTAGAAACAGATGAACAAGTGGAA GAGTGGCTTGATTCAGGTACATTTGGATACAAGGAAGCCTTGCAGAAATTAAACAACAATCCATCTTTGGCATGGCACCCTGTCTCAAGTAATGTCAACTACAGCAGAAACCAAGATATGAATTTAAATTACCCTGTTGACATAAATAA GAAGCCCGAAACTGGAAGCAGTAAGTTCATGAGTCAGTGGCTTAGTAAAGGGTCGTCATCTCCCAAAAAAATGAAGGACAAGCCACAGGGGCCTCCTCCAAAAAAGGAGAATACTCTGGACAAATGGttcaagagagaaaaggaagtgaCAAAGG